The Saprospiraceae bacterium genome includes the window CTGGTTGATTAAAAAAAACTTCTTGTTCCGGGAAAAATGCCGAAAGGCTATTAGGAATGTATGCCTTATCATTTCTAAAGACCTTAAGGCTTGAGATAATTTTCTGGGTCATCTGGCATGCCATTTTTAAGGACTTCATAGTGCAGGTGAGGCGCTGTGGAAATACCACTACTGCCCACTTTTCCGATGATATCACCCTTTTTTACCATTTGGCCTTTTTTGACATTGAATTCAGAAAGCTGGGCATAAAGCGTTTGGTACACATCGTCATGCTTGATGATGATGCATAACCCATAACCATATTTTTCCTCCACCTCTATAATCTCGCCGGCAGCAGTAGCCATCACAGGGGTCCCTGTTGGGGCTGCCATATCGATGCCACGATGCATTTTTTCTACTTTCAAGACGGGATGCATACGATTTCCAAAACCGCTGGAAATGGCGAAGGTCTTTGAAAGTGGAGACACATCAGGTGGATCCTGCTCATTAGCCCAGAGCATCGTGCTAAGTAATAATAAACAGCCAAGTGCCATGAATGATACTTTTTTCATCATTGAGTTGTTTTGATTGATTGATGTAATAATTTGTTGCTCAATTTCTTTGATTTCATCTTCTGGAAAAGTATCAAATGCCTGGGCAATGGCACTAGGAAAAGAGATGCCCGCCTTCATTTTATTTTCAATATCCGTACAAATATGGTCGAGTAATTCTTCTTTGAATGGGGTATAGGATAAGCTGGACTTATCCAATAAGGCCTGGATAAGCGTGGTTTGATGATCGTTTAACTCCATTATGATGACATACTTGGTTTAGGATGTATGAGCAGCCCTATCAAACGGACAAATTCCTCGAATTCAGCTACTTTATTGACCGCGGCCTGACTCCCGATAGGGGTAAGTGCATAATATTTGCGCACTCGTTTCCCGATTTGTTCTTTTTCGGTAATAACCAGACCATCTGCTTCGAGTTGGTGTAGGGTGGGGTAGAGGGCTCCCTCCGTCAATTGGATTTGTCCTTCCGTTATGCCTTTTACCGTTTGGGTGATTTCATAACCATACATTCTCCCATTCTCTGCTAAGAGCTTTAGAATGATGGTTTTTAATGTCCCTTTTAAGAGTTCTTTGTTATACATAGGACAAATATACATTAGAGTCTTATGTATTGCAAGGTTTTTTAACTTTTTTTTTGAGGAGGGGTTGTTGCAGGTGAAAAACACCTGCAACAGCCCCCAACAGCACTACCCCGCGGCTGGCTGCACCACCTCCACCCAGCGCCCCTCTGCACGGGCATTGATCGTTTGGTCATACATTGCCTCGCAGGACACCGCCGGCAAATAAAAGCGCCCTTGGTAGGCCGCCGTCAATTGGACCCTGAAGGTCCGGGATTTGCCTTCTGGAATATCAAAGAAGGTATAGACCCGATCATCCCTGAAATCTTGGTAATCAGGGCGGCTAATGGCTTTGAAATTTTGGACCTCATCCATTCGGGTATTCAAGATTTCCCAACCGGAGGGGAAGATTTGATTGAGGGCCATCTCCTCGTAGGAAATACCTCTGGAGCCGGGGTTGGTAATGGTTACCTCGGCAATAAAATCGGAGCCCTGGGTCAAGGTAGAAGGATCGATAGCATTGCCATTGGTATTTTTGTATTGCACTGCTATCTTGAGGTTACTAGCTGCCGCATCTTCTAGCCCTGCAACGGGTTGTCCCCGGAGGATGACCCGGGCAAATAGGGTTGAATTTTCTTCGTTTTTGACCATGACTTTATCAATGTTGCCATCATCGATGGGAATCTTGATTTGGACAATGGGGCTATTGGAACCGCCATTTACCGTTTGGCCACCGCCAATTTGGTAGGCATATTTGAAGGATTTGTTTACATCGCTATCCCCCACAAATTTACCAATCGCCAGCAGGCTAAAGGAAATGGCCTGGGTGTTGTACCAGCTCGAGCTGCTCAGGCGCTCAGAAATATATTTGACCAGGGTAGCTGCCTGGGTCTTTTTATCCAACAAGACCAAAGTTTCTAGTATCATTGCCCTATCTCGTAGGCCGGAGCCGAAGGTATAAGACAGCTCAACGTAGTCTGCCACTTCGGTATCCAGTTTTTCTACTATGGCATTGGCCACCTCTGGTTTTCCGGCCAGTGCATAGGCTGCTGCGAGTTGCCAGCTTGCCGTTTTGCTGAGCTTTTTGCTTTCGCGGAGGCGATTCATAGCCGACAGGTTGGCTTTGCCAGCCAGTGCCAGGGTATAGAGGCGGTAGGCCTGCGACAATTCTGCGCTACCTTCACTATAAAAGCCATACTCGCTATCCTTCAGGTTCCATTTTTTGGCGACTTGATTTTGAAAATCAACCCAGCGGTCGAGCATGCCGGAAGGTAGGGTGTATCCTAGCGCCTTGGCTTCGAGCAGGAAGTGGCCGGCATAACTACTGGACCAATGGTTGGGGTTGGCCTCACCGGGCCAGTAGGCAAAGCCTCCTTGACTGGTTTGGAATAGTTTTAAACGATCAATGGTGGCTTGTATATTGGCAGGTACTTTTTTCTTCTGGTTCTCATCCAGCTCCATTAATTTATTGACATATAATTGAGGGAAACCACTAGACAAAGTTTGTTCCAGGCAACCATAGGGGTAGTGAAGCAAATAATCCAGGCGTTTGCCGAGGTTAATGGGAGGGATATTGGATATCTCTAGCACTCCTTCGTTCGTACCTGGCATGCCAGCCGCGCGGAAACTTGGGTTCCAGGATTCGCCTGCTGCCAAGACCTTGTCCAGGACATTGGTGACATAAGGATTAGGATTTCGGACCTGAATTTCAATTTCTTGTTGGGTATTTTCGCCACCGCCCTGAGCTTTAACTACAAAGCGAGCCACCCCGATGGCCTCCTTCATTTGTATTTCAAAGCTGACCAACTGATCGCCCGGTTTGCTGAATCGTATTTGCTGGCTAGCTGGGCCGATAATTTGCGCCAGACCACTTTTTTCTTCCAATTGAATGGTGGCATTATTCACCTTATCGGTCATTGCAAAGACATTGACTGGCAGCTGAATTCGTTCCCCTGGACCTAAGACCCTTGGCAAGGTCGCCAGCACCATCAATGGCTTGCGAACGGGCGTAGATTTTTCGGCAGCACCATAAGCTCCTTCCCCAGCGGCTACCACCATGGTACGTACCGCACCGATATAATTGGGCAAAGTAATGGTGTGTTTAGCCTTTTTGCCTTTCGGCAATTGGAACGGTCCCAGGTGCATGACCACCGGTTTGAATCGATTGGCCTGATTGTCATCTTCACCTGGTGTGATTTCTCCGTCACCACCAATCGTAAGGATGCGTTCTAATTGCCCTCCATGGGCACCTAAAACCTGATCGTACATATCCCAGGTTTTGACGCCAAGGGCTTCGCGGGCATAAAAATGATCCCAGGGATTAGGCGTTTTAAAGCGCGTTAAGCCGAGCAAGCCTTCATCGACCACCGCAATAGTGTAGGCCATCGGTTTGCCTTTGGCTTCTTTGACCTCCAGTTCAAAGGATTTTTCCGGCTGTAGCTCCTCGGGCATCGCCAGCACCGGCTCCAGCTTGGTATTGGCGTCTTCTACGCTGACCGGGATGACCCCATACATCCGAATGGGAAGGTCATTGTTGACTTGTGCATGCGGTTGAATGAGGGAAACATGGGCATAGACGGTGGGCGCCATCTCCGCTGTTGTATTAAAGGAAAAAGTGTTTTCACCAGACTTGGCATCGGCCCAGAATGACTCCAGAACCTTTGTACCATTCTCGATAGTAATTAAGGCTTTGCCTGCCTCGCCAGTGGGGATGGTCAGTTTTACACTTTCGCCTACTTCGTAGGTTGTTTTATCCGAGCTAAAGGCCAACATGGCCAATGCACTGCGGTTTTGGTCATTTTCTTCGCCATACCAAGGGTAGCCGACATAAAAATAGTCTCCTGAGCAGTGGCCGCTGACCTCGTCACATACCCTTACCAGGTAGCGACCCCATTCTGAGATGGTCAAGTTCCAATTGGCCTCTCCTTTCGCATTAGTGGAAAGGCTTGTTTTTTGGGTGGCATCATAATGGCTGGTAGAGTTATACCGCGACACCTCATCATAACCATAATCCCACCACCATCGCCAATTGATCCGATAAATCCCCACATTAAGGGAATGATTACTGACAGGTTTGCCCTCCGGATCGACCACTACAAAATCTATTTGACTGGCCTTGTCGATGTCTAATCTTTTTTCACCCCATTGTTTTTTGGGTAAACCAATGCCGGCATAGGCATTGTAAGGGTGATAGGGAATACTGAAATTATCGGTGCTGAAATCCCCTCCTTTTTCAAAAACCCGGGTTTTGATATTGGCGACCATTTTGCCAGGAACGAGCACATTACCCAATAAGGAAGCATTTACAGTGGCCTTCCCGTCTTGGCTTAAAGCCCCATCAAAGATGGTTCTGGGTTCCTCTTCAAAGGCCCTGGCAGGGTCATCAAAGGTGTAATCAGCATAGGTGTCGAAGCTGGTCTTTACGGCCCGGAGCTGCAATTCCACTTTGGCATTAAGGTCGCTCGCAGGAGCGCCGTGGAGCCAATTGACGGCCAGTTTACCTTGCAGCGGTTCGTCGGTTTTGCGCAGCGCCGTTTTGCCAAAGTCGAGGTCTATTTTCAGTCGATTCGGCTTAATGGTTTCTACCTTCAGCAGTTTGCTAAAGGTTGCCCCACCGGCTTTTACTTCCGCCCGCCAATTACCCGTAGGGGCATCGACAGCGGTGCTAAAAGGCAGCGGATAAAGCCCCTGTGCATTGTCGGCACTGGCATATTTGACCTGTAGTTGCCCCCTCGGATCATAGACCTCCAGACTAATGGGATAATTGGGTGGCAGTTTGGCATTACGGTCTTCCAAAACGAAGTTCAAATAAATGGAATCCCCAGGCCGCCAGACACCGCGATCACCGTAAATAAAGCCCTTTAGTCCTTTCTGTGGTGCCTGGCCCGATACATCAAATCGACTCAAACTAAGGGCGTCTCCATCCTGCAATTTCAGGTAACCTTTTTGCGTTCCTTTTCGGGCAACGACGATAAAAGGTTTACGGTCTAATTGTACATTAGCCATACCTTTGGCATCAGTTTGAACCGTGCGCAAAGATTGCTGCTGATAATCAAAAAACTCGAGTTCAGCTCCAGATACGGGGCTGGCCGTTCGGATATCGCTAATGGCAATGAAATAGGAATTGTCATTTCCTCCTTTGGCGATCAGACCCAAATTGGAAGACAATACATTTCGGCTGACGAAACGATCACTGTTATAGTAGGCCGGTTTGCAGGGATCATCTCGATCATTCCAATTATAATCTTCATAATAACCATCAAGCCCATACCAACCGTCCATGATACTGACAATATTTCCCTCTTCATCAAAATTATCCGTTTCCGGCAGCAAGGTAGTCTCGTTGGAAGAGCCAGCATTATTTCCGCAGAAGTAATTGGTGTAGGAAGACCGGAAGCCTATCCGGATTTGATAGATGGCTTCCTCGTCCGCTTCGATCAGCTTGGATAAGTCGAGGGCATAACGTGTCCAATCTCCCGCACTTGCATTGGGGTTGAGCTGCTTCAAATCTACTTTTTTCTGTAAAATGACCCTGCCCACGCGTCCCAGGTCATAGAGCCCGTCAATCCGATTGCTTTGAAGGAATTGTAAGATATTGTTATTGAATATTTTAAATACTTCTACTTCCACCGCATTTAAGCTAATCGCTTCAAAAGGGAAAATCAAGCCGTCAGAGTTAGGTAAAATAACACCTTGCCCCACCAGGCGCACCTCGGGTTTGACATCCTCTAATTTGATAAACCATTCACTGGGTTTTTCCATTCTTTTCCCCATGCTGTTTTTTACGCCAGCATTGACGAGCAAAACCCTTTCTCCGGCAATACGGCTGGAGGGATATACCCTGATCTGATTGTTCTCAACGATAAATCGGAAATTACCGTTAAAATCAGCCATAGTGATCAGCCCATTCAAGTCTTGTTTCTCTTGTAGGGGATCCGAAAAATTGAGCAGAATATATTGGTCCGCCCCTCTAACCACGGTGGTCTCCGTCACCTTGAAATCACCTAATGCCGGGACCTCAATTTTCCGTTCACCCTTGAGGTCTACATTCAAAGGACGGCCATTCCAGCTGAGCAACACCTCTGCTGCTTTATCTGAGCGTTGAATATCCTTGATGGTAAATTGGTGTTCCCTGTTTTCGCCATCATGGGTCCATTCTATGTCCAGGTTTTTCCCACGCTGGGTGGCACTAAGCAATTCAATGACCTTTTCGGGTTCAGCCACATCAGCAGTGAAAAGGGTACCTCGAAAAGCTTGTTTTTCTAAAGCGCTGGTATTGGGGGCAAAAAGCCCGTTGAAAGTCAGGTCAAAATATTGGTCTTTGGTTCGGAAGTCAAATTCAAAAACTTGGGCATCCGAAGGCAGCTGATCAAATAATTTTTTCAGTTGAACGGTAGAAAGATAACTCGTTGCAGAAGGCAAGGGTGTTTCGGGGTCAAAACGCAGGGTCATTTGGTCTTCCCAGCTGGCCTTTCCGGCAATCGCTGGCGAAAAACTCAAAATGCCATTCGCTTCCTGGCCAATTTCTTCAGGCGTGGCAACGGCACTGGCAAAGCGAACCCTGATGGGATTGGCCCTGGAAATAACGCCAGAAGTATAGGCATAGACGTATGCATTGACACTTTCTGGCATTTGGCGGGCTCTGTTTTCTTTTTTGCAGGAGGGGAGGATGACTAAGATGCTGCATGCGACAAAAAAAAGCGCAAACCAGCTTTTTAGGTTTTGCATAGTTATTTTTATTGGTTTATGGTTTTTTGTACGACTTATAAGCTTTTTCGGCTAATTAGATCAGCCTAGATGTTTAAATTGAGATGATTTATAAATTTCGGCATAAGTTAAGTATTTTGGTCTTGATTTTAAAATCTAAGGAATGAGATTTAAATAAAGTATACAAAATTGACGTAGGAATTTTTCCCTCTGAGAAGGCGAAAAAAACGAGCATAGCCTTTTAGCTACGCGAGTCTTTTTTCAACGCGGTCAGAGGGGAAAAGAACAAGTCAAGGTGTATACCTTATTTAGAACTCATTCCTAATTATCAATCCAAGGATCTCTTTTTTCATGAATGATTTTTTGCCCTTATTTCCACTAGAATTGGTCGTTTTTCCGGGGGAAGACCTCCATCTGCATATTTTTGAGCCAAGGTATAAACAATTGATTAAAGATTGTGAAGAGGGAGATTTGACCTTTGGTATTCCAGTATACCTTAATAAAAAACTAATGAATATTGGGACCGAACTGACCTTGGTATCGGTGGAAAAGAAATACTTTAATGGTGAATTGGACATTCGGACGAGAGGGCTTAATATTTTTAATGTTAAGGAATTTTACCCCATTGCACCGCGTAAATTATATGGGGCAGCAGATATCGAACGGCTTTCATTTGCAACAGATGAAGATTTGCAGAAAAATGAAAAAATCCTTGATTTAACACGCGAATTATTTCAGTTGTTAAACATCACTAAAACCTTGCCCGAAGACGCGAACAATTTCCTCACTTATGACATCGCCCACCATATTGGTTTAACCTTGGCGCAAGAATATCAACTCTTGCAGATGCTGGATGCTTCTGAACGACAAGCCTTTATCCTATTTCATATGGAAGGCCTGCTTCCCGTGGTCAGAGAAATGGAAAATTTAAAGGTAAAAGCGCAGCTGAATGGGCATTTTAAACACCTCAATCCTCCTACATTGTAAGCCTGTTTATTTGAATAATCTTTAGAATTTATTTCCTATTTTGGCAACCGAAAAGCTATTTGAGCTGTTCAAAAAGATAACGCATGGGTGTCAAAAAGTTTTTGGCTCAACACTTTTTAAATAAAGGTCAGATTTGATGTAACTAGGGCGGGCCCCACCCTTCGAAAGAAGGTTCTCTTTGATGAGACAAGGGGATTACCGAACCACATTGGCTGCCTTAAACCTGCTTTCTGGGGTCCAAAACATCCCTGACACTTGTGCGTTTTAATCTTTGGCCGAGCGAGACATCATAAGTTTAGCCAGGTACGCCTCAGTAAACTTTTGAAGTCTGCGGCTGTGTTAGTTCCCTTTCCTCGGTTTTATATCCAGAATCAGCGAAATAATATTGGAGAAACGATTTTGATTATCGCCCACATCCGAAAAAGCATAATCAATTCTCAGGCTGGAGATTTTCAACCCTACGCCAAGGCTTGGGCGAACGGACAAGAAGGATGCCCCGGCAAAGTCTGTTTCTTGTTGGAATTGATTTACGCCGGTTCGAAGGAATAAAAAATCTTTGTAAGCAGCTTCTAAACCAATAGCTGGATCAATACTAAAAGGGTTGGCGGAAAGCAGGGTATTCCTTTTGCCATCAGAGGTAATAATCGTATTGAGTTCGGGGCGTAGGCTAAGCTTGTTGAATTGGAATAGATAGGAAACCCCCAGTATCAATTGCGGCCGGGTAATCTCAACGCTACTAATGGGAATATCATTTCCAGTAATTTCGAGGGTTTCTTTTTCGTCCTCCGTGAAGTTAAAAGCCCAGGCATTAAAGGTGGTCGTAATATCCTTGGCCATGGCGCCAAACTGCCACTTGTTTTGTTGGTATTGAATGCCCAAATCGATGCCGAAGCCCCAGGCGGTGGCAAAAGGGCCTATTCTGCGATGAATAACCTTAACATTGCCGCCGTAGTATAGTTGTTTGGTCTTGATCGTCTTTCGGCCGGCATAACTGATGAGGAAGGCGTAATCGGCTGCAGAAAACTCTTTTACATTGTCGAAATTGACCGTTCCATCATCCTCATACAAACTCAAGGTATTCGGAATACCGTCAATCCCAAACCGGATCAGCGATAAAGCCAGGCGTCGATCAGCATTTTTG containing:
- a CDS encoding PorV/PorQ family protein; this translates as MIRFVLFSIGLCFSMPLFSQKYSNEFLSIGIGARAQGMGNAMVAGIDDVTAAAWNPAGLARIPRENGLQLGAMHTEWFAGVGKNDYLGVTLPLKNADRRLALSLIRFGIDGIPNTLSLYEDDGTVNFDNVKEFSAADYAFLISYAGRKTIKTKQLYYGGNVKVIHRRIGPFATAWGFGIDLGIQYQQNKWQFGAMAKDITTTFNAWAFNFTEDEKETLEITGNDIPISSVEITRPQLILGVSYLFQFNKLSLRPELNTIITSDGKRNTLLSANPFSIDPAIGLEAAYKDFLFLRTGVNQFQQETDFAGASFLSVRPSLGVGLKISSLRIDYAFSDVGDNQNRFSNIISLILDIKPRKGN
- a CDS encoding PadR family transcriptional regulator, translated to MYNKELLKGTLKTIILKLLAENGRMYGYEITQTVKGITEGQIQLTEGALYPTLHQLEADGLVITEKEQIGKRVRKYYALTPIGSQAAVNKVAEFEEFVRLIGLLIHPKPSMSS
- a CDS encoding LON peptidase substrate-binding domain-containing protein → MNDFLPLFPLELVVFPGEDLHLHIFEPRYKQLIKDCEEGDLTFGIPVYLNKKLMNIGTELTLVSVEKKYFNGELDIRTRGLNIFNVKEFYPIAPRKLYGAADIERLSFATDEDLQKNEKILDLTRELFQLLNITKTLPEDANNFLTYDIAHHIGLTLAQEYQLLQMLDASERQAFILFHMEGLLPVVREMENLKVKAQLNGHFKHLNPPTL
- a CDS encoding M23 family metallopeptidase produces the protein MELNDHQTTLIQALLDKSSLSYTPFKEELLDHICTDIENKMKAGISFPSAIAQAFDTFPEDEIKEIEQQIITSINQNNSMMKKVSFMALGCLLLLSTMLWANEQDPPDVSPLSKTFAISSGFGNRMHPVLKVEKMHRGIDMAAPTGTPVMATAAGEIIEVEEKYGYGLCIIIKHDDVYQTLYAQLSEFNVKKGQMVKKGDIIGKVGSSGISTAPHLHYEVLKNGMPDDPENYLKP
- a CDS encoding MG2 domain-containing protein → MQNLKSWFALFFVACSILVILPSCKKENRARQMPESVNAYVYAYTSGVISRANPIRVRFASAVATPEEIGQEANGILSFSPAIAGKASWEDQMTLRFDPETPLPSATSYLSTVQLKKLFDQLPSDAQVFEFDFRTKDQYFDLTFNGLFAPNTSALEKQAFRGTLFTADVAEPEKVIELLSATQRGKNLDIEWTHDGENREHQFTIKDIQRSDKAAEVLLSWNGRPLNVDLKGERKIEVPALGDFKVTETTVVRGADQYILLNFSDPLQEKQDLNGLITMADFNGNFRFIVENNQIRVYPSSRIAGERVLLVNAGVKNSMGKRMEKPSEWFIKLEDVKPEVRLVGQGVILPNSDGLIFPFEAISLNAVEVEVFKIFNNNILQFLQSNRIDGLYDLGRVGRVILQKKVDLKQLNPNASAGDWTRYALDLSKLIEADEEAIYQIRIGFRSSYTNYFCGNNAGSSNETTLLPETDNFDEEGNIVSIMDGWYGLDGYYEDYNWNDRDDPCKPAYYNSDRFVSRNVLSSNLGLIAKGGNDNSYFIAISDIRTASPVSGAELEFFDYQQQSLRTVQTDAKGMANVQLDRKPFIVVARKGTQKGYLKLQDGDALSLSRFDVSGQAPQKGLKGFIYGDRGVWRPGDSIYLNFVLEDRNAKLPPNYPISLEVYDPRGQLQVKYASADNAQGLYPLPFSTAVDAPTGNWRAEVKAGGATFSKLLKVETIKPNRLKIDLDFGKTALRKTDEPLQGKLAVNWLHGAPASDLNAKVELQLRAVKTSFDTYADYTFDDPARAFEEEPRTIFDGALSQDGKATVNASLLGNVLVPGKMVANIKTRVFEKGGDFSTDNFSIPYHPYNAYAGIGLPKKQWGEKRLDIDKASQIDFVVVDPEGKPVSNHSLNVGIYRINWRWWWDYGYDEVSRYNSTSHYDATQKTSLSTNAKGEANWNLTISEWGRYLVRVCDEVSGHCSGDYFYVGYPWYGEENDQNRSALAMLAFSSDKTTYEVGESVKLTIPTGEAGKALITIENGTKVLESFWADAKSGENTFSFNTTAEMAPTVYAHVSLIQPHAQVNNDLPIRMYGVIPVSVEDANTKLEPVLAMPEELQPEKSFELEVKEAKGKPMAYTIAVVDEGLLGLTRFKTPNPWDHFYAREALGVKTWDMYDQVLGAHGGQLERILTIGGDGEITPGEDDNQANRFKPVVMHLGPFQLPKGKKAKHTITLPNYIGAVRTMVVAAGEGAYGAAEKSTPVRKPLMVLATLPRVLGPGERIQLPVNVFAMTDKVNNATIQLEEKSGLAQIIGPASQQIRFSKPGDQLVSFEIQMKEAIGVARFVVKAQGGGENTQQEIEIQVRNPNPYVTNVLDKVLAAGESWNPSFRAAGMPGTNEGVLEISNIPPINLGKRLDYLLHYPYGCLEQTLSSGFPQLYVNKLMELDENQKKKVPANIQATIDRLKLFQTSQGGFAYWPGEANPNHWSSSYAGHFLLEAKALGYTLPSGMLDRWVDFQNQVAKKWNLKDSEYGFYSEGSAELSQAYRLYTLALAGKANLSAMNRLRESKKLSKTASWQLAAAYALAGKPEVANAIVEKLDTEVADYVELSYTFGSGLRDRAMILETLVLLDKKTQAATLVKYISERLSSSSWYNTQAISFSLLAIGKFVGDSDVNKSFKYAYQIGGGQTVNGGSNSPIVQIKIPIDDGNIDKVMVKNEENSTLFARVILRGQPVAGLEDAAASNLKIAVQYKNTNGNAIDPSTLTQGSDFIAEVTITNPGSRGISYEEMALNQIFPSGWEILNTRMDEVQNFKAISRPDYQDFRDDRVYTFFDIPEGKSRTFRVQLTAAYQGRFYLPAVSCEAMYDQTINARAEGRWVEVVQPAAG